From the genome of Desertibacillus haloalkaliphilus, one region includes:
- a CDS encoding nucleotidyltransferase family protein: MLYDVLQEKRDLILKVAEDHGIQNVRVFGSVARHEDGPKSDLDLLIEFEQGRSLFDLIRIKQEVEDILDISVDVVTENSIHWSLKEDVLNGAIQL; encoded by the coding sequence ATGTTATATGATGTTCTTCAAGAAAAGCGTGATCTAATTTTGAAAGTAGCCGAAGATCATGGTATCCAAAATGTTCGTGTTTTTGGTTCTGTTGCAAGGCATGAAGATGGACCTAAAAGTGATCTTGATTTACTTATTGAATTTGAGCAAGGAAGAAGTTTGTTTGATCTGATTCGAATTAAACAAGAGGTTGAAGACATACTCGATATTAGTGTCGATGTTGTAACAGAAAATTCAATTCATTGGAGTTTGAAAGAAGATGTTTTAAACGGAGCCATTCAACTATGA
- a CDS encoding type II toxin-antitoxin system RelE family toxin, giving the protein MFDIKVSNKAKKFVQKQDTPTRKRIKNALLQLAEYPYNRKENDIKKMKGYSDTFRLRVGGIRMIYKVEDEKVILYVLDIDFRGNIYK; this is encoded by the coding sequence ATGTTTGATATTAAAGTTTCAAACAAAGCCAAGAAGTTTGTTCAAAAACAGGACACTCCTACAAGAAAAAGAATAAAAAATGCTTTATTACAGCTAGCAGAATACCCGTATAATCGAAAAGAAAATGACATTAAAAAGATGAAAGGATACAGCGACACTTTTAGACTCAGAGTTGGTGGTATCAGAATGATTTATAAGGTGGAAGATGAAAAAGTTATATTGTATGTATTAGACATTGATTTTCGAGGTAACATCTATAAATAA
- a CDS encoding ferritin-like domain-containing protein encodes MHTHRQIEDYGAKAALNAPSLSVPQMLTYALQDEYLAQARYNNIIEAFGNIRTFVQIREAEKRHIRALLPLFERYQIPLPDDISQSFVTTPENLKAAYAAGVQGEIENISMYERFLSLNIPNDVRIVFTQLRNASLNHLAVFERGLARN; translated from the coding sequence ATGCATACCCATAGGCAAATCGAAGACTATGGCGCTAAAGCGGCTTTAAACGCTCCTTCGTTGTCCGTACCTCAAATGTTGACTTATGCCCTTCAAGACGAATATTTGGCTCAAGCAAGATATAACAACATTATCGAAGCCTTTGGTAACATACGGACATTTGTACAAATTAGAGAAGCAGAAAAAAGGCATATTCGTGCATTATTACCACTTTTTGAACGCTATCAAATACCATTACCTGATGATATTTCACAATCGTTTGTTACAACTCCAGAAAATCTAAAGGCTGCGTATGCTGCAGGTGTTCAAGGAGAAATAGAAAACATATCGATGTACGAAAGATTTTTATCACTAAACATCCCTAATGATGTAAGAATTGTGTTTACTCAACTACGTAATGCCTCTTTAAACCATCTAGCAGTATTTGAAAGAGGGCTTGCTAGAAATTAA
- a CDS encoding ferritin-like domain-containing protein: MYSNQPYYVPYYNDFYRAAPDTQLLNDIQKAINAEYSAVACYEKLAEMAPTQDESDRILEIQKDEKRHLEEFSRIYTHLTGRQPSYQIIEDCPDDYRAGIEFAFKDEQEAVDFYLDITDKAQDPTIKDRFRRAAGDEQNHAVWFLFFFFRKIQR, encoded by the coding sequence ATGTATTCAAATCAACCATATTATGTTCCATACTATAATGATTTTTATCGGGCGGCACCTGATACTCAACTGTTAAATGATATCCAAAAAGCAATTAATGCCGAGTATAGTGCTGTTGCTTGTTACGAGAAATTAGCCGAAATGGCACCAACACAGGATGAAAGCGATAGAATACTTGAAATTCAAAAAGATGAAAAACGACATCTTGAGGAATTTAGTAGAATTTATACTCATTTAACAGGAAGACAGCCATCTTATCAAATCATCGAGGACTGTCCAGACGATTATAGAGCCGGCATTGAATTTGCCTTTAAAGATGAACAAGAGGCTGTAGATTTTTATTTAGATATAACAGATAAAGCGCAAGATCCTACAATAAAGGATAGGTTTCGACGCGCGGCAGGAGATGAACAAAATCACGCTGTCTGGTTTTTGTTTTTTTTTTTTCGAAAGATCCAAAGGTAA